A window of Mucilaginibacter robiniae genomic DNA:
AAAGACAAAGTATTGCTTTGGCAGTCGGCTTATGTAAGTGCCAGCAGCAGTTATCCCGAAAAAGCTATAACGCTGGTATCTGGAAAGGGGCCTTTAACTTCGCCAGCCACTTACTATGATCGTACCGATTCTCTCTATGTTTTTGACTCTCCTGAAATGGAGCATAAAAAATCAAAGTTGGCTTTACATCAATTATTGTATATATTCAAGAAGTCGGCCGATGGTAAAACCTTGCTAGTGGGTTCTGAACCTCAACTGATTGCAGATAGTGCAGCCCGAAGTGTTTATGGCTGGGTACCCGCTGATGCTGTACATAACTGGGGCAATAGGCTTTATATTAGTTCGGCAAAAACAGGCTTTGATGCTGATGACTCTGTAGCCGCAACCATCAATAAGTCTCTGCAGTTTACTGGTCCTGGTAAAGCTTCTTTTACTTTCGATCCGCTTATAGATCAAGATCAACCTTTAATGCGTAGCATCCCGGTAATTTCTTATCCGACAGTAGGTTCAACAACAAGTAACATGGAGCTAGGCATTGCTACCGATGTTTATGATAAATCGCACAACAGTATCCTGAATATCAAAGGCGGGCATATAAGCTATAAAGAATACCTTGCTATTCGCAAGAACATCCGGAAGGTTAACGTAGTATTTGTGGTAGATGGTGGAAGTTCCATGCGTAATTACTTTCCGGGAATAACTAGTACTATACAGTCTTTCGAAAATGTATTTAACATCTATAACAAAGGCAATGAAATTAGTTATGGAGCAGTAGTTTACCGCGGCGCTAACAACTGTTCAACTAGTGGTATTGAAAGGCAGGCTTTTGATGCAGATTATAGGAAAGTAGTTGCTTTTTTGGATAAACAAGCTAATATAACTACGTCATCATGTATTACAGCACCTAATAGTCAACCCGTATTTGAAGGGCTGCATGCCTCATTAAATATGTTTGGCAATCACAAGCACGAAACTAATTTAGTCGTACTTATTGGCAGCACTGGTAACAGTATGGAAACTACAACAGTGTACGATATGGCTACAGAAGTGGCTAACGCCGATGCACGTTTGCTGGCTATACAAGTTTATAGCGATTATAATCCCATATATAACGATTTTGTAATACAGGCACGTAAACTGGTATCCGAATCAGCTATGCAGTTGGCCGAGCGCAAGAAAAACCGCATGGTAGTTGGTGAAGGTTTAAGTAATACGCAGCAATTCAACGTTTCATTATCTGACTCTATTTCTTTTTACTTGGATTATCCTAAAAACAGTTTAGTTCAGGGTGCGGTAATTTTTCCACCCAAAGGAGTAGTTAAATCCAATTTAGCGATGGATGGTGCACTTAAACGCTTGATGCAAGAAACCCAAGCCGATATTTATACGCAAGTACATTCATTAGATAGTGCGTTCAGGCTAACCGGGCGGGAGTATCGTTATGTGACCCCAGTAGTCATGTCTCAGTTTCAGGCACCAGTATCTACCGACTTGGGTAATAACTTGCCGCATAATGCTTTCAAGTATTACTTGACCGCACAGGCACCAACCAATTTAGTAGCTGACAACCCTACGCAGTTGCAGTACTTGGTTATCTTAAATGAATCGGAGTATAAGCAGATGTCTGATATTCTTTCAATGATGATTGGTGAAAACCTGGAGCAGGATGCCAGTAATTACCGCAGAAAGCTGTTTAAAAATTAC
This region includes:
- the tssR gene encoding type VI secretion system protein TssR; this translates as MKNISFVTILLFTLAANAQSPVSIKKKVATLPKAFEKPNSKTNVYDDGKTTSLPWIVFSDRDENYTYTAPGGSLVMKKVKFMEPFYVSRVRDGYVKLIKYQPGIVQGRKLTNKKGAQSYGWISKDKVLLWQSAYVSASSSYPEKAITLVSGKGPLTSPATYYDRTDSLYVFDSPEMEHKKSKLALHQLLYIFKKSADGKTLLVGSEPQLIADSAARSVYGWVPADAVHNWGNRLYISSAKTGFDADDSVAATINKSLQFTGPGKASFTFDPLIDQDQPLMRSIPVISYPTVGSTTSNMELGIATDVYDKSHNSILNIKGGHISYKEYLAIRKNIRKVNVVFVVDGGSSMRNYFPGITSTIQSFENVFNIYNKGNEISYGAVVYRGANNCSTSGIERQAFDADYRKVVAFLDKQANITTSSCITAPNSQPVFEGLHASLNMFGNHKHETNLVVLIGSTGNSMETTTVYDMATEVANADARLLAIQVYSDYNPIYNDFVIQARKLVSESAMQLAERKKNRMVVGEGLSNTQQFNVSLSDSISFYLDYPKNSLVQGAVIFPPKGVVKSNLAMDGALKRLMQETQADIYTQVHSLDSAFRLTGREYRYVTPVVMSQFQAPVSTDLGNNLPHNAFKYYLTAQAPTNLVADNPTQLQYLVILNESEYKQMSDILSMMIGENLEQDASNYRRKLFKNYLKILREYMGQKNVSRSEIKNMLLSDYIQKATGMIVPTSVKEQFNYKVVHLKRSGTMPQAQFEAYINYLIKSRNTIKQQALLQQHFTSNGKMYYYVTQANWNN